The following coding sequences lie in one Glycine soja cultivar W05 chromosome 16, ASM419377v2, whole genome shotgun sequence genomic window:
- the LOC114390817 gene encoding UDP-glycosyltransferase 88A1-like, whose translation MKEAVVFYPAPLIGHLVSTIELCKFILTHQPSLSIHILITIAPYDTSSTSNYISTVSTTLPSITFHTLPTFTPPQTLLSSSLNHETLLFHVLHHNNPHIHQTLLSLSQTHTLHALIVDILSSQSISVASQLNLPCYLFVPASASLLAAFLYHSTLHETYHKSFKDLNNTFLNIPGVPPMPARDMPKPLLERNDEVYKNFLSCSLAAPKAAGLIVNTFEALEPSSTKAICDGLCLPNSPTSPLYCLGPLVTTTEQNQNNSSDHECLRWLDLQPSKSVVFLCFGSLGVFSREQLCEIAIGLEKSEQRFLWVVRNPVSDQKHNLALGTQEDPDLEFLLPKGFLDRTKEKGLVVKNWVPQAAVLSHDSVGGFVSHCGWNSVLEAVCAGVPMIAWPLYAEQRFNRVVLVEEMKVALWMHESAESGFVAAIEVEKRVRELMESERGERVRNRVRVAKDEAKAATREGGSSRVALDKLLKSWKERDKVCVS comes from the coding sequence ATGAAAGAAGCTGTAGTTTTCTACCCTGCACCTCTCATAGGTCACTTAGTCTCCACCATAGAACTATGCAAGTTCATCCTCACTCACCAACCATCCCTCTCTATTCACATCCTCATAACCATAGCACCCTACGACACATCCTCCACTTCCAACTACATCTCCACCGTCTCCACCACCCTCCCTTCCATTACTTTCCACACCCTCCCCACCTTCACCCCCCCACAAACCCTTCTCTCTTCCTCACTCAACCACGAAACCCTCTTGTTCCATGTCCTCCACCACAACAACCCTCACATCCACCAAACCCTACTTTCCCTCTCCCAAACCCACACCCTCCATGCCCTCATCGTAGACATCTTATCCTCCCAATCTATTTCCGTTGCTTCACAACTCAACCTCCCTTGTTACCTTTTCGTCCCAGCAAGTGCTTCACTCCTCGCTGCTTTTCTCTACCACAGCACACTCCATGAAACCTACCACAAGAGTTTCAAAGATCTCAACAACACCTTTCTCAACATTCCCGGTGTCCCACCAATGCCAGCGAGGGACATGCCAAAACCCTTGCTCGAACGCAACGATGAAGTTTACAAAAACTTTTTGAGTTGTAGTCTTGCAGCACCCAAAGCCGCAGGCCTTATCGTCAACACGTTCGAAGCTCTTGAACCAAGTAGCACCAAAGCAATTTGTGACGGTTTGTGCTTACCGAATTCCCCAACCTCACCCCTTTATTGTTTGGGTCCTCTAGTAACCACCACTGAACAAAACCAAAACAACTCCAGCGACCATGAATGTTTAAGGTGGCTGGACTTGCAACCTAGTAAGAGTGTCGTGTTTCTCTGTTTTGGAAGCTTGGGTGTGTTTTCTAGAGAGCAGCTATGTGAAATCGCTATCGGGTTGGAGAAAAGTGAACAACGATTTTTATGGGTAGTGCGAAACCCCGTTAGCGACCAAAAGCATAACCTTGCTTTGGGAACACAAGAGGACCCTGATTTGGAGTTTTTGCTGCCAAAGGGTTTCTTGGACAGAACCAAAGAAAAGGGGTTAGTCGTGAAAAACTGGGTCCCACAAGCGGCGGTGCTGAGTCATGACTCGGTGGGTGGGTTTGTGAGTCACTGCGGGTGGAACTCGGTGCTTGAAGCGGTGTGTGCTGGGGTGCCCATGATAGCATGGCCGCTTTACGCGGAGCAGAGGTTCAATAGGGTGGTGTTGGTGGAGGAAATGAAGGTTGCACTGTGGATGCATGAGTCTGCAGAGTCGGGTTTTGTGGCGGCGATTGAGGTGGAGAAGCGAGTTAGGGAGTTGATGGAATCGGAGAGAGGTGAGCGAGTCAGGAACCGAGTCAGGGTTGCGAAGGATGAAGCCAAGGCTGCTACAAGAGAAGGTGGGTCTTCGCGTGTGGCATTAGACAAACTTCTCAAGTCATGGAAAGAAAGAGACAAAGTGTGTGTCAGTTAA
- the LOC114390574 gene encoding SPX domain-containing membrane protein At4g22990-like isoform X1: MVAFGKKLKDRQIQEWQGYYINYKLMKKRVKQYAQQIQLGALDRRHVLKDFSRMLDNQIEKIVLFLLEQQGLLACQITKLGEQRDALQEEPEISKIIELREAYRALGQDLLKLLFFVEINAIGLRKILKKFDKRFGYRFTDYYVKTRANHPYSQLQQVFKHVGLGAVVGALSRNLHDLQDRQGSYLSIYDQPTLPLQDPVVDSINAAVDRLTNSTNFLNFLGQHALIMQEELPSPTEEHVDDQRYHFMSLLLNLANTFLYMVNTYIIVPTADDYSMSLGAAPTVCGIVIGAMAVAQVFSSVYFSAWSNKSYFRPLVFSSIVLFLGNILYALAYDVSSIWILLIGRLLCGFGSARAVNRRYISDCVPLKIRMQASAGFVSASALGMACGPALAGILQINFKISKLTFNQNTLPGWVMAVAWLIYLVWLWITFKEPSREAEEDHSPHQSNDEVNNALEKGLKQPLLISSENKVDEDADQDCDDSEEAPEESRQPVNSIRMAYRLLTPSVKVQLIIYFMLKYVMEILLSESSVITTYYFNWSTSTVAVFLACLGLTVLPVNIVVGSYISNMFQDRQILLASEIMVLIGVLLSFQVIIPYSEPQYICSGLLLFVSAEVLEGVNLSLLSRVMSSRLSRGTYNGGLLSTEAGTLARVVADATITLAGYVRQSMLLNVTLLPSLFICVTSILATCFTYNSLY, encoded by the exons ATGGTTGCCTTTGGAAAGAAGTTGAAAGACAGACAAATTCAAGAATGGCAAGG ATATTACATAAACTACAAACTCATGAAGAAGCGAGTCAAGCAGTATGCCCAACAAATTCAACTTGGAGCACTAGATCGGCGGCATGTACTCAAGGATTTCTCACGAATGCTGGATAATCag ATTGAGAAGATTGTCCTTTTCTTGTTGGAGCAACAAGGACTCTTGGCATGCCAGATAACAAAGCTTGGAGAACAACGTGATGCTCTTCAGGAGGAGCCTGAAATAAgcaaaataattgaattacGAGAAGCTTATAGAGCATTGGGACAAGATCTATTAAAGCTTCTCTTTTTTGTGGAGATCAATGCTATTGGTTTGCGCAAGATATTGAAGAAGTTTGATAAACGCTTTGGCTATAGATTCACAGATTACTATGTCAAAACTCGTGCAAATCATCCTTACTCCCAGCTGCAACAAGTGTTCAAGCATGTG GGATTGGGAGCTGTTGTGGGGGCCTTATCTCGCAATCTTCATGATCTTCAGGACCGTCAAGGGAGTTACTTATCAATTTATGATCAACCTACCCTTCCCCTCCAG GATCCAGTCGTGGATTCAATAAATGCAGCTGTTGATAGGTTAACCAACTCGACAAACTTCCTTAACTTTTTGGGGCAGCATGCACTCATTATGCAAGAAGAGCTGCCTAGCCCTACTGAGGAACATGTTGATGATCAACGATACCATTTTATGTCTCTTCTCCTGAACCTGgcaaacacatttttatatatGGTCAATACATATATTATTGTCCCAACAGCAGATGATTACTCTATGAGCCTTGGGGCCGCGCCAACAGTTTGTGGGATTGTGATTGGGGCAATGGCTGTTGCACAAGTGTTTTCATCAGTGTATTTTAGTGCATGGTCAAACAAGTCATACTTTAGGCCTCTTGTATTCAGTAGCATAGTTCTTTTTCTTGGAAATATCTTGTATGCCTTGGCATATGATGTTAGTTCAATATGGATTCTCTTAATTGGTCGGCTGTTATGTGG ATTTGGTTCTGCCAGAGCTGTTAACCGGCGATATATCAGTGATTGTGTGCCGTTAAAAATCCGCATGCAAGCATCAGCAGGTTTTGTTAGTGCTAGTGCTCTTGGAATGGCTTGTGGTCCTGCATTAGCTGGCATActgcaaattaattttaaaatttccaaGCTTACATTTAATCAGAATACCTTGCCTGGGTGGGTTATGGCTGTTGCTTGGCTGATATATCTTGTATGGTTGTGGATCACTTTTAAGGAACCTTCTCGTGAAGCTGAAGAGGATCACTCCCCACATCAATCAAATGATG AAGTAAACAATGCACTTGAGAAAGGCTTAAAACAACCATTACTGATTAGTTCAGAGAATAAGGTAGATGAAGATGCTGACCAAGATTGTGATGATAGTGAAGAAGCACCAGAGGAATCTCGCCAGCCAGTGAATTCAATTAGAATGGCATACAGACTCCTTACACCTTCTGTAAAG gttcaattaataatatatttcatgCTCAAATATGTAATGGAGATTTTGCTATCGGAATCTAGTGTCATTACAACATACTACTTCAACTGGTCAACAAGCACAGTTGCAGTTTTTCTTGCTTGCCTTGGCTTGACAGTTCTTCCTGTAAACATTGTTGTTGGAAGCTATATAAGCAACATGTTCCAGGACAG GCAAATTCTGTTGGCATCAGAAATTATGGTTCTCATAGGCGTTCTACTGAGTTTCCAAGTAATCATTCCATATTCTGAGCCACAATACATCTGTTCGGGTCTCCTTTTATTTGTTTCTGCCGAAGTACTTGAAG GTGTCAACTTGTCACTGCTTTCGCGAGTAATGTCATCGAGGCTTTCTCGTGGAACCTACAACGGTGGACTTTTGTCTACGGAGGCAGGGACACTTGCTAGGGTGGTTGCTGATGCAACTATTACCCTTGCCGGGTACGTTCGTCAGAGTATGCTCCTTAATGTGACCCTCCTTCCTTCACTCTTCATCTGTGTAACTTCCATCCTTGCAACATGTTTTACGTACAATTCTTTATATTGA
- the LOC114390574 gene encoding SPX domain-containing membrane protein At4g22990-like isoform X2, which translates to MVAFGKKLKDRQIQEWQGYYINYKLMKKRVKQYAQQIQLGALDRRHVLKDFSRMLDNQIEKIVLFLLEQQGLLACQITKLGEQRDALQEEPEISKIIELREAYRALGQDLLKLLFFVEINAIGLRKILKKFDKRFGYRFTDYYVKTRANHPYSQLQQVFKHVGLGAVVGALSRNLHDLQDRQGSYLSIYDQPTLPLQDPVVDSINAAVDRLTNSTNFLNFLGQHALIMQEELPSPTEEHVDDQRYHFMSLLLNLANTFLYMVNTYIIVPTADDYSMSLGAAPTVCGIVIGAMAVAQVFSSVYFSAWSNKSYFRPLVFSSIVLFLGNILYALAYDVSSIWILLIGRLLCGFGSARAVNRRYISDCVPLKIRMQASAGFVSASALGMACGPALAGILQINFKISKLTFNQNTLPGWVMAVAWLIYLVWLWITFKEPSREAEEDHSPHQSNDVNNALEKGLKQPLLISSENKVDEDADQDCDDSEEAPEESRQPVNSIRMAYRLLTPSVKVQLIIYFMLKYVMEILLSESSVITTYYFNWSTSTVAVFLACLGLTVLPVNIVVGSYISNMFQDRQILLASEIMVLIGVLLSFQVIIPYSEPQYICSGLLLFVSAEVLEGVNLSLLSRVMSSRLSRGTYNGGLLSTEAGTLARVVADATITLAGYVRQSMLLNVTLLPSLFICVTSILATCFTYNSLY; encoded by the exons ATGGTTGCCTTTGGAAAGAAGTTGAAAGACAGACAAATTCAAGAATGGCAAGG ATATTACATAAACTACAAACTCATGAAGAAGCGAGTCAAGCAGTATGCCCAACAAATTCAACTTGGAGCACTAGATCGGCGGCATGTACTCAAGGATTTCTCACGAATGCTGGATAATCag ATTGAGAAGATTGTCCTTTTCTTGTTGGAGCAACAAGGACTCTTGGCATGCCAGATAACAAAGCTTGGAGAACAACGTGATGCTCTTCAGGAGGAGCCTGAAATAAgcaaaataattgaattacGAGAAGCTTATAGAGCATTGGGACAAGATCTATTAAAGCTTCTCTTTTTTGTGGAGATCAATGCTATTGGTTTGCGCAAGATATTGAAGAAGTTTGATAAACGCTTTGGCTATAGATTCACAGATTACTATGTCAAAACTCGTGCAAATCATCCTTACTCCCAGCTGCAACAAGTGTTCAAGCATGTG GGATTGGGAGCTGTTGTGGGGGCCTTATCTCGCAATCTTCATGATCTTCAGGACCGTCAAGGGAGTTACTTATCAATTTATGATCAACCTACCCTTCCCCTCCAG GATCCAGTCGTGGATTCAATAAATGCAGCTGTTGATAGGTTAACCAACTCGACAAACTTCCTTAACTTTTTGGGGCAGCATGCACTCATTATGCAAGAAGAGCTGCCTAGCCCTACTGAGGAACATGTTGATGATCAACGATACCATTTTATGTCTCTTCTCCTGAACCTGgcaaacacatttttatatatGGTCAATACATATATTATTGTCCCAACAGCAGATGATTACTCTATGAGCCTTGGGGCCGCGCCAACAGTTTGTGGGATTGTGATTGGGGCAATGGCTGTTGCACAAGTGTTTTCATCAGTGTATTTTAGTGCATGGTCAAACAAGTCATACTTTAGGCCTCTTGTATTCAGTAGCATAGTTCTTTTTCTTGGAAATATCTTGTATGCCTTGGCATATGATGTTAGTTCAATATGGATTCTCTTAATTGGTCGGCTGTTATGTGG ATTTGGTTCTGCCAGAGCTGTTAACCGGCGATATATCAGTGATTGTGTGCCGTTAAAAATCCGCATGCAAGCATCAGCAGGTTTTGTTAGTGCTAGTGCTCTTGGAATGGCTTGTGGTCCTGCATTAGCTGGCATActgcaaattaattttaaaatttccaaGCTTACATTTAATCAGAATACCTTGCCTGGGTGGGTTATGGCTGTTGCTTGGCTGATATATCTTGTATGGTTGTGGATCACTTTTAAGGAACCTTCTCGTGAAGCTGAAGAGGATCACTCCCCACATCAATCAAATGATG TAAACAATGCACTTGAGAAAGGCTTAAAACAACCATTACTGATTAGTTCAGAGAATAAGGTAGATGAAGATGCTGACCAAGATTGTGATGATAGTGAAGAAGCACCAGAGGAATCTCGCCAGCCAGTGAATTCAATTAGAATGGCATACAGACTCCTTACACCTTCTGTAAAG gttcaattaataatatatttcatgCTCAAATATGTAATGGAGATTTTGCTATCGGAATCTAGTGTCATTACAACATACTACTTCAACTGGTCAACAAGCACAGTTGCAGTTTTTCTTGCTTGCCTTGGCTTGACAGTTCTTCCTGTAAACATTGTTGTTGGAAGCTATATAAGCAACATGTTCCAGGACAG GCAAATTCTGTTGGCATCAGAAATTATGGTTCTCATAGGCGTTCTACTGAGTTTCCAAGTAATCATTCCATATTCTGAGCCACAATACATCTGTTCGGGTCTCCTTTTATTTGTTTCTGCCGAAGTACTTGAAG GTGTCAACTTGTCACTGCTTTCGCGAGTAATGTCATCGAGGCTTTCTCGTGGAACCTACAACGGTGGACTTTTGTCTACGGAGGCAGGGACACTTGCTAGGGTGGTTGCTGATGCAACTATTACCCTTGCCGGGTACGTTCGTCAGAGTATGCTCCTTAATGTGACCCTCCTTCCTTCACTCTTCATCTGTGTAACTTCCATCCTTGCAACATGTTTTACGTACAATTCTTTATATTGA